A segment of the Eubalaena glacialis isolate mEubGla1 chromosome 14, mEubGla1.1.hap2.+ XY, whole genome shotgun sequence genome:
TATAATTTGCTGTTTAGCACACCAAGAACTTGGTATTTTAACTATCTAAagagatcaaaaagaaaaaaggagggcaGAGTGGGAGCAAGCTGTGGCCTGGCCTAGCCCCTGTGCAGGGTGCTAGCTCAGAGCAGCAACCTGTGCAGGTAAGACTTCCAGCGGCATTGCGTCAGATCCGATCACTTCAGTCTCCAGGGTGAACCGAGAGGTGAAACGCTCCGGTGCCCTGTCTGCAAACTTCTCATTCGCCAGTTCTTGGCAGCTTATTTTTCCGAGTGTTTTGTTTTAGGAAAcgtgtgtatttttctttgtatgttttgtggATTTACCACAACTGGTTCTGACAGCTGTTGATACTCttaaatgaacacattataaaaatccTCTTTAAAACCTCAAGCAACCGTGGACTCAAAAAtaatggtaaaatattttaatggagtTCCAGTTGagagttggttaaaaaaaaaaaaaaaagtacaaatgaagGTACAGAAGTCCTTTAAGTCAGCGCTAGATTTaaactgaatgtgtgtgtgtgcgtgtgtgtgtttaatggGGAAAGAGGGGTGTTGCAAATCACCACAAATATTTACACTGTACTCCCTTTGTTCAAATCACATACTTTTAACAGGAAAACCTGGAACTGtggctatttaaaattttaaatattcaaatgccTGTAATTAACCATATGAAACAAATTATGTCACATTTCTCCATACCAGAACATGCAAAAAAATTCGGGTGGGGGATTGGGAGGTGGCAGAGTCGGCAAGACAACTCCAAGAGGAAGAAAGGatgatgttttcattttgctatAGATCAAAGGAGAACAAGAATGGAAACTGTGGCATATCCAGCATTTTTACATCGCTGTCTTTCACACCGGGCTATCTAAGTTTACACAATTCCCCAGACTAGCTGCATACTAAGCTGGCTGTGTACAGCTTTATTATGGTGCGCTGGTGGAAGAAGCATTAATATTCCAGCTCCGCATCTGACAGGGCATTTACATGCGCCCATCTGAGCGGCACCTGAGAGATCTTCCAAGGTGCAGTAGCTGTGCGCCTATTGTAAAGGCAAATGAAGCTCACCTATTCCCTGCTGGGGTCAGAAGTGACCTCACCGCCCCCCATGCCTCAAATCCTTCCCTCGCCAACCTAACTCAATGCCATCGCAGAATGACGAATGAGCTCAGAAATAGACCCTAAGTTACTAACCCTGCTAAGAACAGCAAAAGCCTTtgctgaaatgttttaaaaatgcataggGAGTGCAGCTGGCCAGTAAAAAGCAGAGACACAAATTCCAGTGAACCCAATATGGAATACGTTATATTCTAAAACTGATTAGAAATACAGTCTGATGTTTACTGACTTCAAATTGAGTTTGGCATCAAGCATACTAGCTTTAATAATGCtggcatatttttattattattttaaatctgtcTTTGGTCTTTAGGAGCACATGTGGAGAGCTCAAGCATTCTTATTCGTCAGGTTACATTTCCTAGAAATTAAGTTTGTGACAGAAAATGACTCTACTAGCAATAATATGGTCCGTGCTCAAATTAATTAGGTCATTGTTGTAAAAACTACATGGCAAATTACAAAGGTAGATTTACTGATATTGGCCAGAGCTCTAACCCCTGGAAGTAAAGGGGAGAAGCAGTTTAAGGATGCTTATTTACCTGGGTAGGAGGACagaacagaggagggagggatacgATGCCAATTTTCTACTcgtattacaaataaaaatactagTCATTATCCATTAAATTATATAGtctgaatatattttatgaacTTTATTAATATCCtacaaattgacacataaaattaaaaccTGTTCGATTTGAGATAGTGTTAAAAATGGGCCCTaagtttaaatcttttttttttaatccttgtaaTAACAACACTGCTGACATAACCATGACCTAAATGAAATCTGAACAAGCAGAAAGGTACTAAAGATCCTTGGTGATTAAATCTCTTGCTAAAAAAGTGGCAAGGTGCCAGGCTGGGTCCAGTTTGATGCTAAGTGACTTTTATTGCACAAAGCTGGTACTACTGTATGTAAAAACAGACTTGGGCTTCGGGtacattttgtcaaatgatttcttTGTGCAATAAGGGTGTGAACAGAGCAACCAGAGTAGATTAAATTAACATCAAGTGACGCAATCTCGGTGCATCTCCCTAGCTGTGCTACTTCAGTTAAATTTCATATTTTACCCCCAAACGAAAGCcgaactttctttctttttttcactgacTAGTGTACAAGGCCATCATTCACCTATTCTCCTTTTTGAAATACTTTCACTAAGAAATcacaaaattctgaaaaatgcTTCCCTAGGATTTGCACGTTTGTTATATACTTCAATTtagtcccccccccccacattagCCAAACTGCACTAAGGCTGCAGTGTGACAATAATGATTTTCCAGGATTCTAAAATGTGCCATTAATATGCATCCAATTCACCTCTTCCCTGAGCTTAAAGTTTGCTGTCCTGACGCTGCCTGCACGTGTCTATACTCACTTGCATTTTCCAGCCCATGGGCAGCTCCACAATTAAATGCCACATTCACCAGGAGAAAGGTGTGCAAAACAGATTTCAGATCCTTTAAAAGTAAAAGGCACAACTTGCAATACAATGAGGAATTGGGTGATTTGAGACATTACAGCACTGTTTTTTAAGCTTTCAtagaataaacacagagaatgggAGGGAAACTTTCCCCCTCTGTTCCTGTTCTTGAAGTGAATACATATTTGTGTTTCCAATAGAAGGCCATTTTTACATTAACTGTCTGTAACAGCAGGAGACAGAAAAACTAACACAATCTCCACATCACACACAGGATGATCTTCATATCACGTGGCCCTATTCTCAAAACTATTTATAAAAGACAACTAGGAAAATGCACAATGCATCTTTTCTGTGTCACGGAAAGGGTAACGTCGGAAGAACTTTGGGATCTTTGGGATCTTCCACAtcgtagatttttttttctttttggcttgcCGAAGTAAATTTAGCAGCCATGCGGGCCACTGTGTTTAATTAAGCTTTCAAAAGTCCTCTGACAATGCCAACAATTGTAAGACACTTCTGCGGCTCAATCATGCAATCGCTGTGacagttctatttacaatttGTCTTAGAAAGAGTTTCTCTCACATTGTACTTTGACAAAACATCCAAGCTGCCAGTTCACaacctttctctgtcttatttacaAATACATCTTGTATATAGGACTCCCAGTCTCATGAACATGAGCCTTTGGGTAATGGTCCCACAAACACAGGCTCCCAATGAAAATCCTAGGTATTTATTAGGAAACAATATTCTTTAGTCTCTGGATGtgaaggttaaataaaatgttcacCAGTAaactggggttttgtttgtttgtttgtttgttttagctgcCATGCTAAAAATTCACTTCAGAAGTCAGTGGTTTTTATTCAGAATCAcacaaataaagagaaatgaaaaataagaggtTATAATAGGATACTATAATTTATAGTCTCATTTACAATTATACCATAAAGTACATCTTCCAGTTCAGTCTGAGATAAGAAAGAATTCAAATGGgtacaaaaagaaaaggcaagttGAGTTTCTAAATTCTGAAAAGCATGAGTATGTTATACTTGATTTACCTTTAAGTAACATGCTTATATATTTCTGGATTGAATTAGTATTTCTCCTCTCACAGAGCTTCTGTCTTACATATTATTATCTGGGTATGAGGTGCATTGTCtaggcaaataatttttaaatgccctGATATCACTGTCTATGTTCAtgattttaaggagaaaaaatgtTATACATCAATAGCAAGAGACTTCACTACACTTTACAGGACTaatcatattttctcccattctctcaaAAAGCTAACTTTATGACAGCCCAACCCTAATTTAAAGATTTCTATGTGCAATAGCCAAAACCTCAAAGCTGACACTGTGGGATAATATTTTTTGGCCTTTTCTATAAGTGAACAGCAGCTCCACAGTCACTAATCTTCAATGAATATTTCCCCCTCATAAAATATGagtctagaaaacaaaacaaaaccctaattAAAAGCCCTGACTGCCAGTCAAAGGCTGCTGATATCTGATGGTGGATATTTGACACATAACATTGATGAACTGGGCCCTGCACAATACAACCTGCCCATTTCCAGTTAAATTAGTACTACTTCAGTGGTCTCAGTGGATCACAGTCACacaatattttgaataaaatgaaaaaaaaaacctgatcaaCATATACGTGTGTATTCAACCAGGTAAAAATCATCCTTTCTAAAAAATACTCGGCTTTGAGAGGCCTATGTACAGCCAAAACCCACACCATCTTACTGAAGTTTTAAAGAACACTCAATCTCCTATGTGAAAGCCCCAAATTCTAAGCTTTATTTATCTCAGGAAGAAGATCTGTCACTGTCTGATTCCAGCTTCCTGCCTATAAAacggcacagagcacacagtaaGCTCACATCCAACTTACATCACTTTAATAAGGCCTTTCCTACACAGCGCATTTAAATAACTACCTTTTATATGGTTGCCAAACATATTCTTCTAGAGATTCATCAATATATCTCTTTCCTAATACAGAGCAttgcttctcctttctttttgtgACACAATTCAAATATCTACTGAATGATTACtcttattgtttccttcctcaccgtaaaaagaaaagcagactTGGAGTTGTGAAGACGTGCTCTAGAGAAATGGGCTGGGAATACACAGCCGTCTTCCAGAACTTCGCTTCAGAGGCACCTGAAGGGCCAGGGCATCTTAATTTATGTGCGATGGCAGAATGTTAATTTCACCATAGGAAACTCTTAATTCATTACCGTGAATTATGAAAAGTCGTGACTCTAGTTACTGACATCTCGCTTTGCGATGTGACCACGCTATTTATGTTCAGCCAATTCCAGGGTGGGAACAGGTGATTAAACACAATGAAAGGAATCAAGACTTTGTAATTATTCGTGAATGAAAGGTTTACCTCACCTGGGTCGCAGCACTGGTGCACCCACTGAATGTCTTAGATAGCTTAGGTAGCTCTTCATCTCAGTGTAATTACTCAGCATTAGtcctataaaacatattttaaatgtgcTTTTTTGGGGGGCTTCTTTGAGCTCTCTTACTGCActagtccttaaaaaaaaaagaacctttatGACAACCAGAGAGTTAAGGAAAATATCTCTTCTTCTTCCCTACGTAGATTTACAACTGTGACAGTGAAAAGCCTTCACTATAGAGCCTTCCCCACAGCTTTTAGATTTCTCCTCTAAGTACAGAGGCACAGAATTTTCAAGCTGGTTAATCTGAGACTGAATAACCTATTTGGGACCTCAGTAAGAAGTGTGGTTTTAATTCTTGCTTGACAGACActgtgttttgtcttttaaacGAGCAGCTCGATATGTAAATACGATGTTACATCACGCAAGTGTTACTCCATATTTGGTGATTTAGAAAGGCTTTGGATCTCCTAAGACGACAAATCCCCTTCCGCTTGCTCTTGCTTCATTAATCATGCCTTACACTTCTGTTCATTTTCCTTCCAGTCACAAGACAGCACATGGAAATGGTCATTGCCATATCctgctggggggcagggaggggtggatAAAATCCTAACCTTCATGTCATATAAGCTACATGTGGTGGATTcgagaaaaatattttgtgaatgcAGCTTCCCTGGCAGCAGATTTCTCATTTCACTAAAGAAAAAGTATCTGAGTGCTGTTGCaggcagcattaaaaaaaaaagaaatagaaaaagataaaatgccACGTTTGATTTTAATGATCAAATTCCAGAGGTGGGGGGATGAGAAATAATACGACATTTAATCCCCTCTGGACTACTGACCCACTACAGTTCAACTCTGTGGTCAAACTAGGTTGAAGGGACAAGTTCCAATGAATCAATTGATTCTATGCACTACCCttcctaaaaatgaacaaacccTCTGCCTTTTGGGGGCAGCAGCAGGGGAAATACAGGGGAGTGACCAACCGACAGGCATGCCGGTTTTGTTACCACAGAATCTGCATTCACTTCATCTTGTACATTAAATCACcgttgtttcattttaaaaaatgttttaagggtCACTATATAGTGTTGTTGTTTACCACTTAGAGTAGGGATTTAAGTCCCTCTGTTAGCCATTAATTCCTTTTCCCTTGAGCTGTTGAGAAACCCACACCCCTAGCTACCTTTCTGCTAAAATTAACCAAAGGAAGCAGAGCTGttcaatgtgtgtatatatttttccaagAGAATTTTTACATTATGTTATAGCAGAAACAGTGGAAGTCTGGACTGGACATTTGTAAGGGTGACATGTGGTTGTGTAAACCACAAACAAAATCAAGATACATCTGTCAAAACCACATCAGAGACAAGAGAGAGCACAGAGAAGCATTTATCATTTAGCTGAGGAGGCAGGCTGCAGGGAACAGCCGTTCCTGTCAAACCAACCTTTTGAAATTTCCAACATGCCCTTAAACTTTTCGAGTAAGCATGTCTGTGCGCTTCAGCAACTGCCCTCTCTACTCTGGCCTGGCCAGTCGAAAATGGCATCTTAAAGTCAAGGTCACGGTGTCATCCCACCACGGGGCTGTGTTTAATTACAGCCCCATACGGGCTGACAGCCAATATGGATCCAAGGCTAGCCCTGAAACTCAGTTAACTCTTTCCAGCCCCTCCAAAATGCCCTTCCAGCCCACCCAACTTCCTGGAAGCATTGAGAACAAACTGCACCCCTAGGGAGGTCTGATCAGGTATTCTGACTCAAACAGGTCACTGGCCAAACTACAAATGCCTATACAGCCACTTTGCCTCTGACTGGTCACCAAGGCTGGAAATGGACCTTGGAAACTGGGCTAGGTGTAGTAAGGTTCAACACTTAAAAatgagaaggggagagaaaaggaaagaaattcagaaTCAGCAGATCCAGAGAGAGGGTATCAGGTGTGTGCAACCTATTCTGCCTACATCTGACTCGGTGaagtggaaaatatttatttttgtgtgttctgGACATAAGCAATAGGAATGATTATTTTAACATTACAGGGCTGTCATGGACAGTCACATGGAGAAATACAGAAAGCACTTCACCACTCCTTAGTGCTTGGCTACAGCGcctctgaaaatgaaaagaaaacatgcaAACAGCTTTTCTCCTTGCTTCTCATTTACCTGCTATGTGTTCCTGTTTGGGGCAAATTCCTCTAGATGACGTTGATAAACAATCGTCATCCTCTGGCGTGACCTGGATGCCAACCTCCACGGGATTGGATGCTTTTTTCATCTCGATTGGTGAAGGGGAAGGTGGCTTATCCACAGCTTTTTCTAAGCAGAGGCTGCCATTGCATTGTTTCCGTTTGTGCTCGATAAAAATAAGAATGTCCCCCAATGGGAAGTTCATCTGGCACTGCCCACACGTGAGGAGGTCATGGTCCCCTTCTGGAGCTCCCAAAGGGCCGTGGTCTGGTTCATCATCTGTAAGAATGGCTTCAAGAGGTTCGGCTGTGGTTGAAGAAACAAAAGCACAATTATTAGAGTGCCAGAAAGGAGCGAATACGGGGAAATACATTCTCAACCCCATCCCATCCCAGCACATTATGTAAAGGGTTTCTAGCCTCCTCCATTTAATGCCCAGAAAAATGTGAGCATCTAAAATGTACACGGATGTGGAAACTGTCAACAAGAAAGCGAATTTATCAATGAGGCAAATCatcatatatttaaagaaaactgcCTGACTTGCATACTTCCAgagaaaacacacatacatatacacacacaaacacacacacactcacacaccccaaaTGTGTCTGGTTTGTAAGTTTAGGAAGAATGTGACTGTTAAATAAATAGTTAATGCAGAAACATAAAGTAAGCTTAAATAATAACTACCCCAAAAAAAACTGGTAAAAACATGGACTGAAaccaaatttgtttctttttcgtATAGAGTTAAGTTGTCTATTGTGCCCAAGAATAAA
Coding sequences within it:
- the BCL11A gene encoding B-cell lymphoma/leukemia 11A isoform X9, with product MSRRKQGKPQHLSKREFSPEPLEAILTDDEPDHGPLGAPEGDHDLLTCGQCQMNFPLGDILIFIEHKRKQCNGSLCLEKAVDKPPSPSPIEMKKASNPVEVGIQVTPEDDDCLSTSSRGICPKQEHIAGKDEPSSYTCTTCKQPFTSAWFLLQHAQNTHGLRIYLESEHGSPLTPRVLHTPPFGVVPRELKMCGSFRMEAREPLSSEKI